The Chloroflexota bacterium genome includes a region encoding these proteins:
- a CDS encoding nodulation protein NfeD, translating to MRKRKFLRALLWLALACTVLAGTARGQTPTIHLLDIKGPVTPIMQSYIDRGIQASVESGAVCLIVQLDTLGGSVNVTGEVVKEIQNADIPVVIYIAPAGATAASAGTLVTLAGHVAAMAPGTTIGALSPVGPQGEELPETAKTKEVEWLVANARNLAARRGESALAWVEKAIRESAVATANEALKLGVVDIVATDLNNLVAQLDGREIQLAYRKVTLRTSGAQINRLPMNLIESFLHVITDPNIAFILMTIGINAVIFELSSPGGYVLGIIGVICLVLAFYAFGVLSVNYTGLAFIALSFVLFALDVITPGLGVLTVGGVVALVLGAMVLFNTSIYPVSRPLIFTVALATGMFFAFVVSKAIRAQSRPVAVGAETLVGQIATARSRLDPQGRVWVEGELWDAIATDGPIAPGEKVKIVGVEGLHLHVQSLTHESPTRAAQN from the coding sequence ATGCGCAAACGAAAGTTCTTGCGCGCTCTACTGTGGCTGGCACTCGCCTGCACCGTGCTGGCAGGGACAGCCCGCGGTCAGACACCGACGATCCATCTGCTCGATATCAAGGGTCCCGTCACCCCCATTATGCAAAGCTACATTGACCGGGGCATTCAGGCCAGCGTCGAGTCGGGCGCGGTGTGCCTGATCGTGCAACTGGATACCCTGGGCGGTTCGGTCAATGTAACGGGTGAGGTGGTCAAGGAAATCCAAAATGCCGATATACCGGTGGTGATTTACATCGCCCCCGCCGGAGCGACGGCCGCCTCTGCCGGGACATTGGTTACACTGGCCGGACACGTCGCAGCCATGGCTCCCGGCACAACCATCGGCGCTCTCAGCCCGGTGGGACCACAAGGCGAAGAACTGCCTGAGACCGCGAAGACCAAGGAGGTCGAGTGGCTGGTGGCCAATGCCCGCAACCTGGCGGCGCGGCGCGGGGAATCGGCGTTAGCCTGGGTCGAGAAGGCCATTCGCGAGAGCGCCGTGGCCACAGCCAACGAGGCTCTGAAACTGGGCGTAGTGGACATCGTGGCCACTGATCTCAACAACCTGGTAGCACAATTAGACGGGCGCGAGATCCAACTGGCTTACCGAAAGGTTACACTACGCACTTCCGGAGCGCAGATCAACCGGCTACCGATGAACCTCATCGAGAGTTTCCTTCACGTCATCACCGACCCCAACATTGCCTTCATTCTCATGACCATTGGCATCAATGCCGTCATCTTCGAACTCTCCAGCCCGGGCGGCTATGTACTGGGTATTATCGGCGTCATCTGTCTGGTGCTGGCCTTTTATGCTTTCGGCGTGCTCTCCGTTAACTACACGGGCCTGGCCTTTATTGCCTTGTCATTTGTGTTGTTTGCTCTGGATGTGATAACACCCGGCCTGGGCGTCCTGACAGTCGGGGGTGTAGTCGCTTTGGTGCTGGGAGCGATGGTGCTTTTCAACACTAGCATATATCCTGTCTCCCGACCTCTGATATTTACGGTGGCCTTAGCCACAGGCATGTTCTTCGCCTTCGTGGTCTCCAAGGCCATCCGCGCCCAATCGCGGCCTGTGGCGGTCGGCGCCGAGACGCTCGTCGGTCAAATTGCCACGGCCCGTTCGCGGCTCGATCCACAGGGTAGGGTGTGGGTAGAAGGCGAACTGTGGGACGCAATCGCCACTGACGGGCCCATCGCTCCAGGCGAAAAGGTGAAGATAGTGGGTGTCGAGGGCCTGCACCTACACGTACAGTCGCTTACCCACGAGAGTCCTACACGGGCTGCCCAAAATTGA